ATTATGCCTCTTACCCATAGTCTCCGTTAGATAAGACGCTTCTTAACATATTTACGACGATATCGGCTGCTTCTCTAACCCTTAGGGTTAACCCCTCTCCGAACGATAGGTCGCCTGGCTGGACGCCGACGACCACAACCCTACCCTTAAACCCCATAAGCCTCAGATACTTCACGAGCAGGGTCATCGGTAGCCTATGGGTCGACACCGTGACCTCATCCGCTATGCTCTCCAAACCGGCTACCACTAGGTCTCCGGGTCTACGCCCCATCTCGACCGAGTCGACTACAACGAGGTGTGAAGGGTTAAACCCTAGAATATCGTCTAAAACGCTCTCGGGAGAAGCCCCCGCCTCTAATACCGAGACGTCTTTAAGTTTAAACCGTTTAAGTGAGGACGCGACGTACATGCCGAAGCCGTCGTCTCTTCTCAAGGTGTTTCCGACACCCAGCACGACTACTCTATCCCTGTCTGCAAGAAGGTTTCTAAGAATCTCCTCCATCCTTCTAAAACCTTAATGACTAGGGAAGTTAAAGATTCCGTAAAGGTTTTTATTTCACGACCAGTTTGCTTCTGTCGAAGCCCGCTATCTCGAAGGTCTTCGTGAGTGTTATAGCTTTCCTAGGACACACTTCTTCGCACTGGGCGCAGAAGAGGCAGCGGTCTATGTGGAATATCGGACGCTTACCCTTCTCATCCTCCACAAGCTCTGCAGCCCCGCTTGGGCAGAACCTTGCGCATAGCCCGCATCCTATGCATAGGTCTCTGTTGAAGCTTATCTTACCCCTAAGCCCCTCGGGTATGGGTATCTTCTCCCGGTCTCCGAAGGGATACATCAACGTAGCCCGTTTCTTGAAGAGATGCTTAAACACCTCTAGGAGCATAGCCATCTAACCCCACCCCCTCCATCTCCTAAGCCTGTCTAGACTACCGACCCAAAGCTTACCCTTCTCCCTATCGAGCATGACGACCCTGGATGTGCAGCTTAGACAAGGGTCTATCGAAGCGAACGTGATCGGCACGTCGGCTATGTGGACCACGTAATCTCCCTTAGACGTAAGCATCTCGCAGAGCGCAGGAATATTCCTGAACGTAGGGGTCCCAACCTTATACCTCTCAGGCTTCTCAGTCCCGTTAGACTTCACATAATGTATAAGCTCCCCCCTAGGCGCCTCGACCCTGCTGAGGTGCTCACCGACCGGCGGGCTCAGCTTAAGCCTAACCCTGACCGGTCCACTAGGCATATGCTCGATACAGTATCTGACCATGTTTATAGACTCGAGCGTCTCGTCTATTCTCACGAAAACCCTAGCAAGGGTATCGTTGGTATCGTATACGATGACGTTGAACGGGACTTCGTCGTGAACCGCGTACGGGTCATCCGCTCTAACGTCGTACTTTATGTTGGATGCCCTTAAGGTCGGACCCACCGCGCACAGCCTTATCGCATCCTTAGGTTTAAGTATCCCCACCCCCGCGCATCTCGCTATGACTGTCGGGTCGGTCTCGCAGACCCTCTTATAATACTTAATCCTCTCCTCCAGATAGTCCATAGCCTTTAGACACCTGTCACAGGTCTCAGGTTTGATGTCTCTTCGAACCCCTCCGATGGTGTTTATAGCCGACGTAACCCTGTTACCGGTTATCTCCTCTATCAGGTCCATGACCCTCTCCCTATCCCGCCATATGTACATGAACAGGGTGTCGAACCCTATCTCGTGCGCCGCAATGCCGAGCCAAAGCAGGTGGCTGTGGATCCTAGCGAGCTCCTCGACTAGAACCCTTATGTACAACGCCCTGCTCGGTATCTCGACGTCGTATAACCCCTCGATGTTCTGACAGTAGCATAACGTATGGGCTACGTTGCATATGCCGCATATCCTCTCGGCCAGGTATATGTTCTGGATGTAGTTTCTCTCCTGCATAGCCCTCTCGACGCCTCTATGGGTGTACGATACGTCTACGTCAGCCGCGACGACGTGCTCCCCCTCGACTATAAGCCTCAGGAGAATCGGCTCCTTAAGAGCCGGGTGCTGCGGCCCTATCGGTATGTCGAAAAACCTCTCATAGGAAGAACTGAAGCTCACTCCTTACCACCTCTGATCGGCTTGGGAGGCGTGAGTTTAGCCTCCCGTCTAAGCGGATAAACCCCCTTAGGCCAGTCCTCGGGTAGGAGGATTCTCGTCAAGTTCGGGTTGCCCCTGAACTCCACCCCCAGCATATCGTGTACCTCCCTCTCGTGAACAGATGCCCCTGGGATCACGTCGACCACGCTATCGACGACAGGCTTATCCTTAG
This genomic window from Candidatus Bathyarchaeota archaeon contains:
- a CDS encoding hydrogenase 3 maturation endopeptidase HyCI, translating into MEEILRNLLADRDRVVVLGVGNTLRRDDGFGMYVASSLKRFKLKDVSVLEAGASPESVLDDILGFNPSHLVVVDSVEMGRRPGDLVVAGLESIADEVTVSTHRLPMTLLVKYLRLMGFKGRVVVVGVQPGDLSFGEGLTLRVREAADIVVNMLRSVLSNGDYG
- a CDS encoding nickel-dependent hydrogenase large subunit, which encodes MSFSSSYERFFDIPIGPQHPALKEPILLRLIVEGEHVVAADVDVSYTHRGVERAMQERNYIQNIYLAERICGICNVAHTLCYCQNIEGLYDVEIPSRALYIRVLVEELARIHSHLLWLGIAAHEIGFDTLFMYIWRDRERVMDLIEEITGNRVTSAINTIGGVRRDIKPETCDRCLKAMDYLEERIKYYKRVCETDPTVIARCAGVGILKPKDAIRLCAVGPTLRASNIKYDVRADDPYAVHDEVPFNVIVYDTNDTLARVFVRIDETLESINMVRYCIEHMPSGPVRVRLKLSPPVGEHLSRVEAPRGELIHYVKSNGTEKPERYKVGTPTFRNIPALCEMLTSKGDYVVHIADVPITFASIDPCLSCTSRVVMLDREKGKLWVGSLDRLRRWRGWG
- a CDS encoding 4Fe-4S binding protein; its protein translation is MAMLLEVFKHLFKKRATLMYPFGDREKIPIPEGLRGKISFNRDLCIGCGLCARFCPSGAAELVEDEKGKRPIFHIDRCLFCAQCEEVCPRKAITLTKTFEIAGFDRSKLVVK